From Fibrobacter sp. UWR2, a single genomic window includes:
- a CDS encoding polysaccharide lyase, whose protein sequence is MSAKIQYILSAAAFAVTVAASITLAPAAFAQTASDTVSFVNFENREVGVYGNAEAKEDFKRNNYDKSWWYAMDKNNGENSKVVYDGEEHGNVLQLKYPKGCVGPNDNDTPACAAQIIQPLVKTADTMWSAYDIFFEDGFEFQLGGKLPGLCGGKCYTGNAMPPTGDGWSARIMWRKDGNAVQLIYFMGQKSEYGDDFKWDLNGTIPQKQFTTGTWHRIVNKVSMNTITAPGNGDKNGRVQTWLDGELVLDVDTLRLRDYDTVKVDKFYLSTFHGGSSAEWAPTHDCFIRYDNFTVSTDSIAVSASAALPDTTSPDTSGTIGILTRTQNRATVAPVETYRIDGTLVGRKNTRPDATTHQLKNGKKVKVVR, encoded by the coding sequence ATGAGCGCAAAAATTCAGTATATCCTTTCTGCAGCGGCGTTCGCCGTCACGGTGGCCGCCTCCATCACGCTTGCCCCGGCCGCATTTGCACAGACAGCGTCCGACACTGTCTCGTTCGTGAACTTCGAGAACCGCGAAGTCGGCGTGTACGGCAACGCAGAAGCCAAGGAAGACTTCAAGCGCAACAACTACGACAAAAGCTGGTGGTACGCCATGGACAAGAACAATGGCGAAAATTCCAAGGTCGTGTATGACGGCGAAGAACACGGCAACGTACTGCAGCTCAAATACCCCAAGGGTTGCGTGGGCCCGAACGACAACGACACGCCCGCCTGCGCCGCGCAAATCATCCAGCCGCTCGTGAAAACCGCCGACACCATGTGGAGCGCCTACGACATATTCTTCGAAGACGGATTCGAATTCCAGCTGGGCGGCAAACTCCCCGGCCTATGCGGTGGCAAATGCTACACCGGCAACGCCATGCCCCCTACAGGTGACGGCTGGAGCGCGCGCATCATGTGGCGCAAGGATGGCAACGCCGTGCAGCTCATCTACTTCATGGGGCAAAAGTCCGAATACGGCGACGACTTCAAGTGGGACCTGAACGGCACCATTCCGCAAAAACAGTTCACCACCGGCACCTGGCACCGCATTGTGAATAAGGTAAGCATGAATACCATAACGGCACCGGGCAACGGCGACAAGAACGGCCGCGTGCAGACCTGGCTTGACGGCGAACTCGTGCTAGATGTGGATACGCTTAGGCTCCGCGACTACGACACCGTGAAAGTCGACAAGTTCTACCTCTCCACATTCCACGGCGGGAGCAGCGCCGAATGGGCCCCCACCCACGACTGCTTTATACGCTACGACAACTTCACCGTGTCCACCGACTCCATCGCGGTTTCGGCAAGCGCGGCATTACCGGACACGACCTCCCCCGACACCAGCGGCACTATCGGGATCTTGACGCGGACACAGAACCGCGCCACGGTCGCCCCCGTTGAAACCT